A stretch of the Campylobacter concisus genome encodes the following:
- a CDS encoding tRNA 2-selenouridine synthase, whose amino-acid sequence MKFLAITLLLLTSIFLIACSANQANKKISNSELENLAKQYGGVYIFDEKFEKEIERQEQIRDSKRKEILERIKTIPNKNERNQKMREILKTEFYDNPKMDQTLSNGKKYYIRWIDYENQTGKKAKISEVYINKIIEFIGLENFNKEKPYLDLGKLYVDDNGEIVPISIDVYYETYSTKYGLFGDEGMGISFSKKSIVPVSGGNKFILTNNKFIKANKDK is encoded by the coding sequence ATGAAATTTCTAGCTATAACACTCTTACTTCTAACAAGTATATTCTTAATAGCTTGCTCAGCTAATCAAGCAAACAAAAAGATAAGTAACTCTGAGCTAGAAAACTTAGCTAAACAATATGGTGGAGTATATATATTTGATGAGAAATTTGAGAAAGAGATAGAGAGACAAGAACAAATAAGAGATAGTAAAAGAAAAGAAATTTTAGAGAGAATAAAGACAATACCTAATAAAAATGAAAGAAATCAAAAAATGAGAGAAATTTTAAAAACAGAGTTTTACGATAATCCAAAAATGGATCAAACCCTCTCAAATGGTAAAAAATACTACATTCGCTGGATAGATTATGAAAACCAAACTGGTAAAAAAGCTAAAATTTCTGAGGTCTATATAAATAAAATAATTGAGTTTATAGGTTTAGAAAATTTTAACAAAGAAAAACCATATTTAGATTTAGGAAAATTATATGTAGATGATAATGGAGAAATAGTTCCTATAAGCATAGATGTTTATTATGAAACATACAGTACTAAATATGGCTTATTTGGAGATGAAGGAATGGGAATAAGCTTTAGTAAAAAAAGTATAGTTCCAGTAAGCGGTGGAAACAAATTCATTCTAACAAACAACAAATTTATAAAAGCAAACAAGGACAAGTAA
- a CDS encoding Mbeg1-like protein — protein sequence MQTKKSNKELINCFKDYIDIADASYAMLHNVFENERNGLDELYDKFGKDNVPENIVNSYRENEKKKPVWRYADDITLGDKIDISNETDTSQTNNRKFGDLTAYALCIEARFMADKIVKKPVGANGETKDTELKNDVKNFIALVPDQPPYIFYKPESLSPRTKLFVNRYELVKHIPNQKSGFSSTIFYDTLKSNYIIGFRGTEMKINDLLDDAFMAITSRALMQISALKSLQSSMQEAINSHSQNLSGLDNIAKDIILSGHSLGGHLAQIYAVTFKDSGVKELYTYNAPGIYGGILASAFTWSLRLLSFVAKAIAKGARWIARVIDKDGFIGKMVGSVFNKIKGMFGFKDDKSSVDEYVDVVKNNEQAQKTLADKKVSSNINKASKEKDIDIEIHHVESVKQSINRDEDSFSKDVAVLIEPTFSVISDLGYKLGIDTTGEVKYENTENRHLVNILIRSHFLKESVLVLYMLCYLLENKENEAKIEGKDIAEALDYLNEYIQSLKFKLKCIRSKLNLDVNIDDISDASMLDTPLYIFYAYLNLFYEYGKFSDENFKQDMVGYIIENLGSNIDKNSNKEAHLVKILDIDDLDKLDATKIVSDARAGDIDMLVAICALNLFVFEKKIDVNELGKYFSYSKNIYKNITILRDNRVDIAEASIFVKDRIDMLKSIINLKYADLAKLKENENFLASIDSKDISSSDEAIVIANNKSAQNNDDVAYSNKVATDDIKALMNESVGSIFYKNNDTLSVSAVDKSIVDVEVLKEIFNLDSKNMNQRIYLNSALLSKANEEEDYPLYFKDEKYNSDENIPLNFTHQPRDEDKDIGRLNVAYRNSQANILNYSLLNKSLNIDLKPMSKKTKEALSNLNQRQNLQKDNQSKEISSTATSCPVIEDDTIICPHGGHVILKSRAGRSIRSDDQGVILDVDFINSPIVGCSARTPCVIVAYVPRSALSLKSMNDHYAVMQDLVPNCLSNTGSSLRCIKKENKLKLEHSLSNPGMQDSSEVIKDINLNNAYIRLHIKSALNQTDNLAVCIYKLNDVEYKNQEGFKEMELNLDEGSDIKDKKLKEYLKARFRDDKFSISSFNFKYSLMDKNFIFITPKYTEPIYKDMTLPKSGIGFFQFVDDISDDNNLIYITPSKAKTVCIKFACGLDSEYSDDINIIKIVVVA from the coding sequence GTGCAAACTAAAAAATCAAATAAAGAGCTAATAAATTGCTTTAAAGACTATATTGATATAGCTGATGCAAGTTATGCAATGCTTCATAATGTATTTGAGAATGAAAGAAATGGACTTGATGAGCTTTATGATAAATTTGGTAAAGATAATGTCCCTGAAAACATTGTAAATTCTTATAGAGAAAATGAAAAGAAAAAGCCTGTTTGGAGATATGCAGATGATATTACCTTGGGTGATAAAATTGATATAAGCAATGAAACAGACACATCACAAACAAACAATAGAAAATTTGGTGACCTTACCGCTTATGCTCTTTGTATAGAAGCAAGATTTATGGCAGATAAAATAGTAAAGAAACCAGTTGGGGCAAATGGAGAAACAAAAGATACTGAACTCAAAAATGATGTAAAAAATTTTATAGCTTTGGTACCAGATCAGCCACCCTATATCTTTTATAAGCCTGAATCCCTCTCTCCTCGCACAAAACTATTTGTTAATCGCTATGAGCTAGTAAAGCACATACCTAATCAAAAATCAGGTTTTAGCTCAACTATATTTTATGACACTCTTAAGTCAAACTATATAATAGGCTTTAGAGGAACAGAGATGAAAATAAACGATCTCTTAGATGATGCCTTTATGGCCATCACATCAAGAGCGCTTATGCAAATATCTGCTTTAAAATCACTTCAATCCTCTATGCAAGAAGCTATAAATTCTCATAGTCAAAACTTAAGTGGCTTAGATAACATCGCTAAAGACATCATTTTATCAGGTCACTCATTAGGAGGTCATCTAGCTCAAATATATGCAGTAACCTTTAAAGATAGCGGAGTAAAAGAACTTTATACTTATAACGCTCCAGGAATTTATGGTGGCATATTAGCTTCAGCTTTTACTTGGAGCTTAAGGCTTCTTAGCTTTGTAGCCAAAGCCATAGCAAAAGGTGCAAGATGGATAGCAAGAGTCATAGATAAAGATGGCTTTATAGGAAAGATGGTAGGCTCAGTCTTTAATAAGATAAAAGGCATGTTTGGCTTTAAAGATGATAAGAGCAGCGTAGATGAATATGTAGATGTAGTTAAAAATAATGAACAAGCTCAAAAGACTCTTGCAGATAAAAAGGTGAGCTCTAATATAAATAAAGCTAGCAAAGAAAAAGATATAGACATAGAGATACATCACGTAGAGAGCGTTAAACAAAGTATAAATAGAGATGAAGATAGCTTTTCAAAAGATGTAGCTGTTTTGATAGAACCTACCTTTTCGGTCATATCTGATCTAGGCTATAAGCTAGGCATAGATACAACTGGCGAAGTAAAGTATGAAAATACCGAGAATAGACACTTGGTGAATATATTAATTAGATCTCACTTTTTAAAAGAGAGCGTTTTGGTTTTATATATGTTGTGTTATCTCTTGGAAAACAAAGAAAATGAAGCCAAGATAGAGGGTAAAGATATAGCTGAAGCACTTGATTATCTAAATGAATATATCCAGTCTCTTAAATTTAAACTAAAATGCATAAGATCGAAGTTAAATTTAGATGTAAATATAGATGATATAAGTGATGCTTCTATGCTAGATACGCCTTTATATATCTTTTATGCTTATTTAAATCTCTTTTACGAATATGGCAAATTTAGTGATGAAAATTTTAAGCAAGATATGGTCGGGTATATAATAGAAAATTTAGGCAGCAACATAGATAAAAATAGCAACAAAGAAGCACATCTAGTAAAGATACTAGATATAGATGATCTAGATAAACTAGATGCGACAAAGATAGTAAGTGATGCTAGAGCTGGCGATATAGATATGCTAGTGGCAATTTGTGCTTTGAATTTATTTGTATTTGAAAAAAAGATAGATGTAAATGAGCTTGGTAAATACTTCTCTTATAGCAAAAACATCTATAAAAATATAACGATACTACGAGACAATAGAGTAGATATAGCAGAGGCTAGCATCTTTGTAAAAGATAGAATAGATATGCTAAAGAGCATAATAAATCTAAAATATGCGGATCTAGCAAAGCTAAAAGAAAATGAAAATTTCTTGGCTAGCATAGACTCTAAGGACATAAGCTCTAGTGATGAAGCCATAGTAATAGCTAATAATAAATCTGCTCAAAATAACGATGATGTAGCCTACAGCAATAAAGTAGCAACCGATGATATAAAAGCTCTTATGAATGAGAGTGTAGGAAGTATCTTTTATAAAAACAACGATACCCTTAGTGTAAGTGCAGTAGATAAAAGTATCGTTGATGTTGAAGTATTAAAGGAGATATTTAATCTAGATAGTAAAAATATGAATCAAAGAATATATCTAAACTCTGCCCTTTTGTCTAAAGCCAATGAAGAGGAGGATTATCCACTTTATTTTAAAGACGAAAAATATAATAGTGATGAGAATATCCCTCTAAATTTTACTCATCAGCCAAGAGACGAGGATAAAGATATAGGAAGGCTAAATGTTGCTTATAGAAATTCTCAAGCAAATATATTAAATTATTCACTACTAAATAAGAGTCTAAATATCGATCTAAAACCAATGAGCAAAAAGACTAAAGAGGCTCTTTCAAATTTAAATCAAAGGCAAAATTTACAAAAAGATAATCAATCTAAAGAAATTTCATCCACTGCGACTTCATGCCCTGTCATAGAAGACGACACTATCATTTGCCCACATGGTGGTCATGTGATATTAAAAAGTAGGGCAGGCAGGAGCATAAGATCAGATGATCAAGGCGTGATACTTGATGTTGATTTTATAAATTCACCGATAGTAGGCTGCTCAGCTAGGACCCCATGCGTCATAGTAGCTTATGTACCAAGATCGGCACTTAGTTTAAAAAGTATGAATGATCACTACGCTGTAATGCAAGATCTAGTGCCAAACTGCCTAAGCAACACCGGCTCTTCGCTAAGGTGCATAAAAAAAGAGAATAAACTAAAACTAGAGCATAGTTTAAGTAATCCTGGTATGCAAGATAGTAGCGAAGTAATAAAAGATATAAATTTAAATAATGCCTACATAAGGCTTCATATAAAATCAGCCCTTAATCAAACAGATAATCTTGCCGTTTGTATATATAAGCTAAATGATGTGGAATATAAAAACCAAGAGGGATTTAAAGAAATGGAGCTAAATTTAGACGAAGGCTCTGATATAAAAGATAAGAAGCTAAAAGAGTATCTAAAGGCCCGATTTAGAGATGATAAATTTAGTATCTCATCATTTAACTTTAAATACTCGCTTATGGATAAAAATTTTATTTTTATTACCCCTAAATATACTGAGCCTATCTATAAAGATATGACGCTTCCTAAGAGCGGGATAGGATTTTTTCAATTTGTAGATGATATTAGCGACGATAACAATCTTATCTATATTACGCCAAGTAAGGCAAAAACAGTATGTATAAAATTTGCTTGCGGGTTAGATAGTGAATATAGCGATGATATAAATATAATTAAAATAGTAGTGGTGGCATAA
- a CDS encoding thioredoxin reductase has product MDNNNTYIVIAHNGREVKFDKNTNLIVYDGKKSDNTNNDLSSKLVLNSRSILDSSPYKNYKPLYYNPKPNSLGQTDYLSFKPWLDISYKPSSTKLSPWTKSEKAYYESLKDKRDRYIYLVKRSNLKCTMIDIPEDAIARVDSNGKLTKPEYAEIYDEVNANRNTLKSELFAAEWNICAGTLGNTAGFSRGVGLGYAGFKARAYQSMFLSAQLGKKEALRALADMFEYSTYLAGLNKNLQMAEEFRKLFTNPPLDEYGMMPYLDEIVGNYFVMDFNRGGVAAMPDNSLYKDLRELVEDKGELLDPRDFDANETTREEFMKYVKSELPKFQDRLELPGFPKDWDDRTLTLFIDSTILESKIMSLTPPEGYPNAPYYNTPEELTRLYEAGKLDKKLNPLTPVMYRESFPEDLRQKILSYAKEHNIKD; this is encoded by the coding sequence ATGGATAACAATAATACATATATAGTTATAGCTCACAATGGTAGAGAGGTAAAATTTGATAAAAATACAAATTTGATTGTTTATGATGGAAAAAAATCAGATAATACAAACAATGATCTTTCTTCAAAACTAGTCCTTAACTCCCGCTCCATCCTAGACTCATCTCCATATAAAAACTATAAACCACTATACTATAACCCTAAACCAAACTCTTTAGGTCAAACAGACTATCTATCATTTAAGCCATGGCTAGATATTAGCTATAAACCAAGCTCAACCAAACTATCACCTTGGACTAAATCAGAAAAAGCTTACTATGAAAGCTTAAAAGATAAAAGAGATAGATATATTTATCTAGTAAAAAGAAGTAATCTAAAATGTACTATGATAGATATTCCTGAAGATGCAATAGCTAGAGTAGATAGTAATGGCAAACTAACCAAACCAGAATACGCTGAAATTTATGATGAAGTAAATGCTAATAGAAATACTCTAAAATCAGAACTATTTGCAGCAGAGTGGAATATATGTGCCGGAACTTTAGGAAATACGGCTGGATTTTCAAGAGGAGTTGGGCTAGGATATGCAGGATTTAAAGCAAGAGCATATCAATCAATGTTTTTATCAGCCCAGCTTGGTAAAAAGGAAGCCCTAAGAGCTTTAGCTGATATGTTTGAATATTCTACATACCTAGCAGGTCTAAACAAAAATTTACAAATGGCAGAAGAGTTTAGAAAACTATTTACTAATCCTCCACTAGATGAATATGGTATGATGCCTTATCTTGATGAAATAGTAGGCAATTACTTTGTGATGGATTTTAATAGAGGTGGGGTGGCAGCAATGCCAGATAATTCTTTATATAAAGATCTAAGAGAGCTTGTAGAAGATAAAGGTGAGCTACTAGACCCCAGAGACTTTGATGCTAATGAAACTACAAGGGAAGAATTTATGAAATATGTAAAAAGTGAATTACCTAAATTCCAGGATAGGCTAGAACTTCCCGGTTTTCCTAAAGATTGGGATGATAGAACACTTACTCTTTTTATCGACTCCACCATCCTAGAATCCAAAATAATGTCCCTAACTCCACCTGAGGGTTATCCAAATGCTCCATACTACAACACACCAGAAGAACTAACAAGACTATATGAGGCTGGTAAATTAGATAAAAAGCTAAATCCACTAACACCAGTGATGTATAGAGAAAGTTTTCCTGAAGATCTTAGGCAAAAGATATTAAGCTATGCCAAAGAGCATAATATAAAGGATTAG
- a CDS encoding NifS family cysteine desulfurase, whose protein sequence is MRVYLDNNATTMVDPEAFELMKPYFCEKYGNPNSLHKFGSETHPALRTALDQLYAGLNAKDSDDIVVTSCATESNNWVVKGIYFDKIATGEKKRIVTTAVEHPAILATCKFLEKYGVELTVLDVNNDGIVTPEQLRAVMDENVALVSIMSANNETGMIFPIKELASIAHEYGALFHTDAVQAVGKIKINVQDLDVDFLSFSAHKFHGPKGVGALFIKNSMPLSSLLHGGEHMGGRRSGTLDVPGIIGMGKALELANKFMDYEHSHVRRLRDKLEDAILQIPDVSVVGKKEQRVPNTILASIKGVEGEAMLWDLNKAGIAASTGSACASETLESNPIMEAIGADKELAHTALRLSLSRFNTEEEIDYAIEHITKAVNRLRGISSTFAYAPEWHKSGL, encoded by the coding sequence TTGAGAGTATATTTAGACAATAACGCTACAACAATGGTTGATCCTGAAGCTTTTGAGCTTATGAAGCCATATTTTTGTGAAAAATACGGCAATCCAAACTCGCTTCATAAATTTGGCTCTGAAACACATCCAGCTTTAAGAACAGCACTAGATCAGCTCTATGCCGGACTAAACGCAAAAGATAGCGATGACATCGTCGTTACCTCATGTGCGACTGAGAGCAACAACTGGGTAGTAAAAGGTATCTACTTTGACAAAATAGCAACTGGCGAGAAAAAGCGTATCGTAACAACCGCAGTTGAGCATCCAGCTATTTTGGCGACTTGTAAATTTTTAGAAAAATATGGCGTAGAGCTTACTGTTTTAGATGTAAATAACGATGGTATAGTCACGCCAGAACAGCTAAGGGCCGTAATGGATGAGAATGTAGCGCTTGTTTCTATAATGAGCGCGAATAACGAAACTGGCATGATCTTTCCTATAAAAGAGCTTGCTAGTATCGCTCATGAATATGGAGCTTTATTCCACACGGATGCTGTTCAAGCAGTTGGTAAGATAAAGATAAATGTTCAAGACCTTGACGTTGATTTTTTAAGCTTTTCTGCGCATAAATTTCATGGACCAAAGGGTGTTGGAGCACTATTTATAAAAAATAGTATGCCACTAAGTAGCTTGCTTCACGGCGGCGAGCACATGGGCGGACGTAGAAGTGGTACACTCGATGTTCCTGGCATCATCGGCATGGGTAAAGCACTTGAACTGGCAAATAAATTTATGGATTATGAACACTCTCATGTTCGCCGTTTGCGTGATAAGCTTGAAGATGCAATTTTGCAAATTCCTGACGTTAGCGTCGTTGGTAAAAAAGAGCAACGTGTGCCAAATACCATTTTGGCTTCTATAAAAGGCGTTGAAGGCGAAGCTATGCTTTGGGACCTAAACAAAGCTGGCATCGCAGCTTCAACTGGCTCAGCATGTGCAAGTGAAACATTAGAGAGTAATCCAATAATGGAGGCCATAGGGGCAGATAAAGAGCTAGCTCACACCGCACTTAGATTATCTCTTTCTAGATTTAATACAGAAGAAGAGATTGATTATGCGATCGAGCATATAACAAAAGCAGTAAATAGACTAAGAGGTATCTCTAGTACATTTGCCTACGCCCCAGAATGGCATAAGAGTGGATTATAA